GTAGGCGTCCACGAGGCTGTTGTCGATCGTGTAGTTCACCGTCAGATCCATTGTCGAGATGGCATTGTCGAGCACGATGTTGCCGTCGAACGAGATCACCTCGTGCGTAGCGGTGGGATGGAACGATGCCGCCAGCTCCCTCTCCATGCCGATCGAGGCGCGTTTGGGATTGATGATCTTCACATTGCGGTTTGCATCGACGGCCAGCGCGTCGTTGGCGACGGTGAGTTCGAGCGGAATCGCATACTCCGTACCCTCGCCCAGGGCGAAGATGGCTGCGTCGTCCCACGTAACCTCGACGAATTTACGGGTGTCGCCGTCCGAAAAGCCGACCGTCGAAGAAGAGAGTTTGTAGCAATTCGCCGGCAGCACCGCATAGTTGGTGCCGTTGGCCGTGTTGTATTCGGCCAGGGCAGTTTCCGAAACACTGAGGAGCGCTTTGGCACTCTGTTGTCCCTTGCCGTTCTTCAATATTGCCAATTCATATTTTCCATTATAAACCGATACGCCGGCATATTGCTCCTCATTGACAAATGAAATCGTATCGTCTACCATGAAGTTGTTGCGATTGTCCTCGCAGCCGGCCAGGGCGGCCGAAGCAAACAGTCCTGCAAGCAACAGTTTCCACATATTTATTTTCATAGGTTCGAGCATTTATTAATGTCCGTAATTCTGGGTCATGTTGGTCATTTCGGCCATCTGTGTCGCATTGATAGGATGGAGGTAATCCTTGTCGCGGAAAACGGCGGGCGAACCGACGTAGTCGTTGGACACGCGTTCGTAAGACTCTTCGTACGTGGTGGCGCTTACGTGCAGCGTCCAGTTCTCGCTCGGGTATTCCTTCTTGGCGATCATCCAGCGGCAGGCGTCGTAGTGGCGCATCGCTTCCAGTCCGAACTCTACCATGCGCTCCTTCTGGATGCACCAGCGGAGCAGCTCCTGGTTGCCGCGGATCTCGGGATAGGCCTCCTGGATCTTATTCAGGCCCACCCGTTCGCGCACCTTGTTCAGGTATTCGAGCGCTGCGGCTTCGTCGCGCTGGGGCTTTTCGTTGCAGGCCTCGGCATAGTTGAGGTAGATCTCCGCCAGGCGGAACGCCGGGTAAACCGTTTTCATCGTGGTATAGTCGGTAGCCTCGCGCAACGATTTGTTGGTTTCGTAAAGACGGCGCCATACATAACCTACGCGGGTGATACCGCCGCCTTCACCTGCATTCCACTTATTGGTGCAGGCGTCATTGTTGTAGCAGGTGAACTTGATGTTCTCCGTCTTGTTGGGCCACCAGAAGCCGTTGGGCACCAGGCAGGCATAATAACGGGGATCACGGTTGATACAGCTGTTATGGGCCTTGATGCCGTCGCCCCAGTCGATACCGGGCTGCTTGTACCCATCGGTGAATCCGGTCGCCTGATAACCCGATTGCGGATCGACGATGGGTTTCGACATGTCGTTCTCACCCTGGTAGCCTGTCACGGGATAGCGTCCGGTCGTGTACATCGGATAGCTGTCGACCAGCTTCAGCGAAGGCTGGATACCGCCGTAACCCTGGTAAACGGCGCCCGAAGCACCCGTCATGCCCGGCATGGCGCATGCCAGCAGACCGCCCGTGCCGCCCAGCCACGAATAACTGCCCGAGCGGCTCCACCATCCCCAGATGGTCTCCTTGTTCCAGGGCTTCAGCCTTACGCCCTGATAAGAGGACATGTAACGCGTGAATTCGTCGGTCTGTTCCGTGTCCTTATAGAGATCGTATAAGCCCGTTTCTGCCAGTTCGATGACATCCCAGGCTGCCTGTGCGGCTGCTTCCCATTTGGTTTCATCCTTGCTCTGCGGGAAGAGGAATTCACCGCGTATGTTCTGCATCTGGCCTTTGTAAAGGTCGCACCCGTTATATAACGGCGATGCGGCATAAAGCAGTATGCGCGATTTCAATGCCAGGGCTGCACCGCGCGTAACACGGCCGGCCCACTGCTTGCCGTCGATACCGATGTCGTCGGTGCGTACCGGCAGGTCGTTCTTGATCGCGTCGAGCTCCCCGACCATGAAGTCGATGTTCTGCTGTACGGTGTGGCGGTCTACGGTCTTGCCGTCGATCGTCTCGTCGGCGATCTGGTCGCCCCAGATGAATACCGGGCCGTATTGGCGGAACAGCAGGAAATAGTAGTAGGCGCGCAGGAAACGGGCTTCGGCCTTCATGTATGCGAGGGTCGCCGGGGTGTCTTCCTTGTCGAGGTCGATATATTTCAGGAAGATGGAGCACTGGTTGATGCCGATGTAGTAATCCGGCCAGTAATTGAAGTTGGTCGTGGCGCTGCTGTAGTTGCCGGTTCTGAACTGGGTGTAGTAGACCCACTGGTACCACGAGAACAACGACTCGTCCGCACGTCCTACCGTCCAGCCGTGCATGCCTACGACCTCTTCCTCCTGGGGAATGTAGGAGTAAAGGTGGCTCAGGTATTTCTGGACTTCCGTTTTCTGCCGGAAAATATCCTCGATCTTGGCCTGGTCGTCCAGTTCCACGTCGAAGAACGACTCGCAGGAGGACAGCGTAAAGGCCAGTAACAGGGCGGTTGCGAATATTCGTATTTTTTTCATTGCTTATCCTTTTTTAGAAGTTGACATTTGCACCGATTGCAAAGGTACGTATGAGGGGGTATACATTACCGTAATTTGCATTTACCTCGGGATCCCAGAGTTTGAAATCGCTGAATGTAACCAGGTTCTTTCCCTGGATATAGAACCTGATCTTGGACAGGCCCCATTTCTTGGTCATGCTTTCGGGGAGCGTATAGCCGATCTCCGCATCTTTCAGACGCATGAAGCTCATGTCGCGCTGCCAGTAGGTCGAAAGTTGCTGGTTGTTGTCCACCTTGTTGAGCGACAGGCGGGGGTAGGGGGCGTTGGGATTCTGGTTGTCGAGCGTCCAGCGGTTCTTTGCCACATCTTCGAAGATCTGTCCCATGCGGAGGATCGTCGACGAAGCGCCGAAGAGGTTCTGGCCCTGGATGATGCGGGTCACGTGGCCCACGCCCGAGAAGAATACCGATACGTCGATGCCTTTCCATTTGACGCTGGCGCCGAAACCGTAGTTGATCTCCGGTACGAGCGTATAGCCGATGGCCACCTTGTCGAAGGTGTTGACCACGCCGTCGCCGTTGACGTCGCGGTACTTGATGTCACCCGGGCGCACGGTGCCGAAATCCTGCTTGGGCCAGTTGGCGATGTCCTCTTCCGACTCGAACAGGCCTTCGGCGATCAGGCCGAACTGCTGGTTGTTGGCAAAGCCGGCGAGGTTCTGGTATTTCCAGATCTGGTCGGGTTTGTCGTCGTAGAGTTTCTTGTTGCGGTTGTAGGTGAAGTTACCGCGTGCCGATATGCTGAAATCCTTGTTGAAGCTGTGGTCGAATTCGAGCGACATGTCGAAACCCTGGTTCTTCATGCGGCCGAGGTTGACCCACTGCGCCGTTTTCGTGCCGACCACCGACGGGGTGGATTCGCGCTGGATGAAGATGCCTTCGCGTTTCTCATAGAAGTAGTCCGCCTGGATCTTGATCTTGTTGAACAGCCCCAGCTCGATACCGACGTCGGCCTTCGTCGCCTCTTCCCAGGCAACGTCCGGGTTGCCGTACTCGCCGGTCGAATAGCCGGGCAGGTTGGTCTGTCCCAGGTCGCCGAAAGTGAACCCGCCGGCATTGGTGTTCATGGTCGTATTGTAGGCGAAACGGCGGCTGCCGCCGATCTCGTCGTTACCGATCTTACCGTACGAGGCGCGGATTTTCAGGATGTTGACCTTGTCGCGCAGCGGCTCCCAGAATTTTTCGTTGCTGATCATGTATCCTACGGCGTACGAGGGGAAGAAGCCGTAGCGCTTGCCGGGGGCGAAGTTCTCTGAACCGTTGTAACCGAAGTTGAACTCGGCGAAATACTTGTCGCGGAAGGCGTAGGTGAAACGCCCGGCGATACCCATGTTCTTAGTCGGGTAGGCGTCGATGTAATTGACGGGCCTGTTTTTGGATTTGCTGCGTACCGAGTAGAGGAACATGCCGCTTACGCGGTGGTCTTCCGCGAAGAGGCGCTCATAGATAAGCGAGCCCTCGAAATTGATGGCCGTCGTACCCGACGAGTCCGATGTCGCGAGGCGCATGTAGTTGCTGCCGTTGGGGTTGGCAGCGGTCAGCATCAGTTCGCCGTTTTCGTCGCGCCCGGTGGCATAGTAGGTCACGGGGGACATTGCGCGCTCCAGGAGGGTTGCGTTCTGTGCATCCCATGCGAATTTTACATTGGCTTTCAGGCCGGGGGTGATGATGTCCGAGAAATCCTGCGTCAGCGACAGCAGGGACTGCGCCACCATGGTGTTGTAGCGCCGGTATCCGGTGTTGTTCAGCATGTTGTAGGGGTTGACCGAGCCCGACTCCTGCGGGATTGCCAGCATGCCGTTCGAAAATACGGTCGGCGTAGCCACGGGGGTAACGTACATCGTGTAGGCGTACAGGTCGTTCGTGGTCGTGCAGGGAGCGTTTTTGGTCGTATACTGCGTGGAGAGCGAAAGGCCCAGCTGCGTCGACTTGGTAATGTCGATGTCGATGTTCGAGCGGAAGCTGTACTTGTTGAAGTTCATCTGGGCATTGTAACGGTCGTTGTCAGCGACATTGAACATACCGCCTTCCGTGTAGTAGGATGCCGAAACGTAGTAACGGATTTTCGGGGAGCCGCCCGTGACGCTCGCGTGTACGCGGCCGGTCATGGCCAAGTCCTTGAAGATGGTGTTGACCCAGTCGACGTTCGGATAGAGGTCGGGGTCGCGGCCGCTCAGGTACATCTGGCGGGCGTAGTCCGAAATCGGCATCTCGGTGCTGCCGCTGTCGCGGTAGAGTTCGTTGTAGTAGTCGATCCACTGCGAAGCGTTCGCCAGCTCGGGCAGCTGGACAGGCTGCGTAATGCCGAATTCGGCCTTGACGCGGATCTGGGGCGCCGTCATTTCGGTGCCTCGTTTGGTGGTGATCAGGATGATGCCGTTCGCACCGCGCACACCGTAGAGGGCGGTCGCCGTTGCGTCCTTCAGGATGGAGAACGTGGCGATGTCGTCCGCGTCGACAAAGTCCATGTCGCGCTCGATACCGTCGACGAGCACCAGCGGGGTGGTTTTGGCACCGAACGTACTCTGTCCGCGGATCCAGAACTCGGCGCTCGATCCGGGTTCGCCCGTACGCTGCATCACGACGATACCCGCCAGTTTGCCGGCGAGGTTCGAGGAGAGCGAGCCGCTTGCCACTTCCAGTTCGCCGGCGTCGATGGTGTTGATGGCGCCGATGATACTCTCCTTGCGCTGTTTACCGTATGCGACTACGGTTACTGCCTCCAGTTCGGAAACCTTGCGCACCAGCTCGGTCACGATGTTGGTCTTCGTTCCGACGGGAATGCTCTGGGTTTCATAACCCAGGTACGAAATCTCGATTACATCGGTCGGCTTTACGTCGATCGAGAAGGTACCGTCATTACCCGTGATGACACCGCGGGTACTGCCCTTGACGATCACGGTGGCTCCCGGTACACCCGCCTTGGTCTCGTCCAGGACGCGTCCGGTCATCTTGACGTTCCCCCCCCCTTGCGGGGCGGTAACAGACGATTCCAGGCTGCTTGCGGAATACACAAATTCGGGATTTGCGCTCAATTCCGTAACCGATATAAGCCCCAGTATCAACACGAATGACCGGAGCATTATTTTACAAAAGAGCTTTTGTATAGTCATTGTCATATTTCCTCATTTATAATTACTTAATGTAGATTTGTACGGTTCGGGCGTCGGTCGGGCGCCGCGGGCCCGTACGTGTTGGATTGATCCTTGCTTGGCTAGAAGCACTTTGGATTAGTGTTTTTCAGGAAGTCAATAGTTCGGGTCTCGTCTGTTTTACCATAGGCACGTTTTAGTTTTTAGGTATGGTGAATAATTAGTCGGTTGTATAATTCGTCTGCCGATATGGCCGTCAATGCCGAAAGAACTTGATATACGACAACATACGGCCTGTGTGGTACTTTTTTTTCTGTGAAATTCAGTTAAAAGTATTCATTATCCGGTAACAAATATAACAATAAAATTATTATCATTACTATTTTTGATAAGTTTTTTTACTTTAAAGGGGTGCGGTACGATTTGCATGTCCTTGGGTTTGTGTGTATAATATGTTGATTTTCAATATATTGTTGGTGTTTTTAGGGCTGTGAAATATTTGTGAAAAAGTAATGTCCTTTTTATCAGCTACTTGGCTTTGGGCTAACGGATTAAGACGGTCTTGGCTGTTAAAATTGTGTAATACAATATCTTATATTTTTATGTTTCATCTCTTCTCGAATCATTCCTGCCGGGAAATAGTTGCCTCCCCTGATTTTTGCCGCTTCAATGATTCGAAAAGTTTTTTACTGTTTTTGGGTTTGTAAGTAAAATATTTTTGCTTATTTTTGCCCTGTAAACTTTCGGGCTTACCGGCTAACAGGGTATACCTATGTATATTATATTTGCCGTTTATGCCCGCATCCGGCTACGCCGGCCGCACCGCATGGAACTGCGCTGAGTTGAAAATTCAATAAAATACCCGGAATAAATGATGATTAAAAATTGTTGTATGCTGGTGGCGGGCCTCCTGCTACACACGCAAATATTCGCACAGGATAAAACGGCCGCAAGCCGTACCGGCGAAGACTACACCCTGTCGAACGGTGCGGTCGAGGCCGTTTTCAGCGGGAGCGGAAGCTTCGACATCGAGAAACTGGTGCTCAACGGGAAACAGGTCGTCGGGGCAGGCAAGAACGAAACGCCGTGGATCCTGATATACAAAGGTTCCCAGGGAGAAAACCCGGAGTTGAAACCCGAACATGCCGTTTACCGCGGGGTGCAAGTCCGCGATGACGCCCGGGCCAAAACTTTGGTGTTCACGTGGGAGCTGACGTTGGACTACTCGCCGGTGAAATATCCCGTGCGGATGTACGTGACGCTTCCCGACGGCGGCGAGCTGCTGCAATGGAACATAGAGGCCGACCTGCCCGCCGGGTGGCTGGTCACGGATCTGAAATTCCCCAATGTCGTGATCGAACGCCCCGAAGACGGCAGGATCATCACCACCGAAGGCTGGGGCGTCGAGAAGCCGCTCGACATCGCCACGTTCGAAGCCCGTTACCCGTCGCATGCCTCCGCCATGCAGTTCCTCGTGGTACACAATGCCGAGGGTGCGTTCTATTACGGGACGGAAGACCGCCGCGGTTGCGGAAAGACCTATTCGGCGCAGTGTACGCCGACGACGGTTGCGTTCTGCGATGCCATCCCCGCCTCGGCCGGATGGATCGCGGACGGGACGTTCCGCCTGCCGTGGGTCTCGGTCACGGGTTTCACGCCGAAGGGTTGGGAAGATGCCGTTGTCAGGTGGTACCGTCCGTTTACCTTCACGACCGAATGGGGCAGCAAGCCGCTCGCCTCGCGCAATATCCCGCAGTGGTGTTACGATGCCGACGCGTGGGTGCGTGCCAAGCATGTGACCGACCAGACGTACGATGCCGTCCGGCGTGCTGCCCGGTATTTCGGGCAAGGGCTGGGTGTGCACTGGTATTTCTGGCATCATTACCCCTACGATACCCACTATCCCGATTACCTGCCCGCACAGGAGCGTTTCGCAGGGATGGTGCGTGACGCCCAGCTTCTGGGGGCGCGTGTGACGCCTTATATCAACGGCCGGCTCTGGGATCCGGCGGCCGACAGCTATAAGCGCGACCGCGGTTACGACGCGTCGTGCCGTAAACCCGACGGTTCGCTCTATACCGAGATTTACCCCACGTCGAAAGTCCTCAATACGGTGACCTGCCCCTCGACGGATATCTGGCACCGGAAGATCATCGGACTGGTGGACAGCCTGCAACACGCGATCGGGGTGAACGGAATCTATATCGACCAGATCGCTGCGGCGGCGCCCGAACCCTGTTGGAACGAGGCGCACGGCCATCCGGTCGGGGGCGGCGATTTCTGGTACGACGGCTATCGCAGGCTTATCGGCGAGATCCGTGCGCACCACCTGCTCGAGGACAGGATCCTGACCAGCGAGGAGAATGCCGAGTGCTATATCGACCTGTTCGACATGCTGCTGGTCGTCAATACGCCCCATGAGGAGGACAACTGCATCATCCGGCCGGTGTTCCCGATGGTCTATTCCGACCGTGCCGTCACCAGCGCCTTCACCTATACGCCGAGCGAGGCGGATAAGATGTCGCTGGGCGATTTCCGTTACGAACTGGCGAAGGCGTTGTTGTGGGGTTCGCAGATCGGGTGGGTCGACCCCATCCCGCTGATGTCGGAACAGGCCGTCAGCGAGGCGCGTTTCATGAAGACGCTCATGGATTTCCGCCGCAGCCTGCACGATGTCGTGTACGGCGGCCTCTTCATCCGCGAGCTCACCCCGGCGGGCGACAACCCCATCGTGAAGATCCCCGGGTTCGGCGATGACGCGTCGGTGCTGGCCGCCGAGTGGCGGAAGCCGGACGGCCGCAAGGTCTATATCGTTGTCAATATGGATGAAAAAAAACATAAGGTTTCGTTACCCGGCGTGGATAAGCCCTTCGATGTGGCGGGTGCGTCCTGCAAGCGTATCGATTTGTAACGGGTAACGATGTCCGGGCAGGGCCCGGACAGGTTGGGTAGGAGAGGGTGCCCGGCGTAACGCACGCCGGGCACCCTTGTTTTGCGAGGGGGGCTTGCCCGCCGGAATCCGCGTGATCGGCCGCAACCGCATCGTCTTCGCAAGGAGTATATCCCTGTCTGCGGGAATTACAGGCAGCCGTTCTGCGATTTCCTCTCCGCCCGTTCTCCGATGCCCCAAGGCGAGAAATAATGAACCGCGGGTTTATTCCATGTAAGTCATGACGTTGCCGCTGATCTGCTGCAACGATATTTCGCAAACCTTCGTATTGTATTTCGCCGTGAGGATGCGCTCTTCGGCATCGAGCAGGCTCTTCTGCGCTTCGCGCATCTCGATGCCCGGCAAGTCGCCCAGCAGGTAACGCTCCATGGCGATCTCGTAGTTCTCCTTGGCGGCGATCAGGTTCTCTTTTTCCAATTGGATCACCTCGAGGTTATTGCGGTAGGCCTGCCAGAAGTTCGACAGGTTGGCACGCAGCGACTGCTCGAGCCTTTCGCGCGTGAGCTGCGCATTTTCCACGTCGATGCGGGCGTTGCGCTGCTCCCGGCGGCGGTTGCCGTCGAAGATCGTGATGCCGAGTTTCACCCCGGCGTTCAGTCCCAGCGTCCCGCGCGACTGGGTCGTCCCGTTCCCGAAACGGTTGTAGGTGTAGCCGTATCCCGTCGTCAGGTTCAGATAGGGGTAGTTGCGCGCCTGCACGGTCTTCAGGTCGAGTTCGGCCAGCACATTGTCATGCCCTGCCAGCAGCAGAGAGGCATTCGTGTCGAGCGTCTGTGCCAGCAGCTCCTCCCATTTGAGCTCGCCGTTGACCTCGATCACCGAGTCGCGGATACAGAGCATTTCGTTGACGTCCTTGTTGGCCAGCAGTTCGTTGATGCGGATGCGCGAAGCCGAAACCAGCTCCTGCTGGGACATATATTTCGAACTGTCGGCATTGAAGTCCACGCGTGCCTGCAACAGGTCGAGGCGCGAGAAATTGCCGACGCTGACCCGCGCTTCGGTGATGCGCAGCCGCTCGCGCGAAAGCGCCACGGCATAGCGGAAATTCTGCAGGCGCAGCGTTTGCTGGACGTAATTGTAGTATTCGGCCGTCAGGCTGGCTACGAAGTCCTCGATCGTGATGCGGGTGCGGACAGTGCCCATCTCCTGCATCTCTTTGAGCTTTTTGTAGTTGGTACGGATGCGGAATCCGTCGAAAATCGTCCAGTTGAGGTTGATCCCGGCGTTGAACGTCTGGTCGTAGATGCCGTTGTCCGACCATGCGTCCCCTTCGCGCGGTGTGGTGCGCTCGTTGTCCAGCGCCCCCGAATAACCCGCCTCGAAGTCGATCGTCGGCACCATGCCGGCATTTGCCGCCGTGGCATTGTTGTCGCTGATGCGCTCCTCATTGCGCACGATGCGTATGTCGTAGTTGTTTTCCAACCCTATTTCCAGGCACTTGCGGAGGGTCAGCTCCTCCTGTGCCGCCGCCGTTGCGAAAATCCCCGCGGCCAGGGCCGATAAAATCACTCGTTTCATTGGGCTTCCTTATTTCTGTTTCTTACTCCGGTCTGTCGATACGTAGCTGTATATTGCCGGGACGATGTAGAGCGTCAGCAGGGTGGATACCACCATACCGCCCACTACGGCGATACCCATGGCGATACGTCCGTTGGCACCTTCGCCCGTGGCGACGGTCAGCGGCAGCAGGCCGAGTATGGTCGAGGCGCTCGTCATCAGGATCGGGCGCAGGCGTTGCAGCGAGGCTTCCTCGATGGCGTGCAGTTTGTCGATTCCCGCTTCCTGCTTCTGGTTGGCGAACTCCACGATGAGGATGCCGTTCTTGGCCACCAGGCCGATGAGCATGATGATGCCGATCTGGCTGAAGATGTTCATCGTCTGCCCGTTGGCGGCCATGAATACCAGTGCCCCCGCAATGGCCAGCGGCACGGTGAGCATGATGACCAACGGGTCTTTGAAGCTCTCGAATTGCGCCGCGAGGATCAGGTAGATCAGCAGGATGGCCAGCAGGAAGGCGAACATCAGGCTCGACGAACTTTCACGGAACTCCTTCGAGTCGCCGGCCAGCGCCGTGCGGAAATCGTCGCCGAGCGTTTCGGCGGCGATGCGATCCATCTCGTCGAGCCCCTGCCCGATGGTCTTGCCCTTCGCCAGCCCGGCCGATACGGTCGCCGAGAGGAACCGGTTGTAGTGGTACAATTGCGGCGGGGCGACGTTCTCTTCCAGTGCGATCAGGTTGTCCAGCTGGATCATCTCGCCCTTGTCGCTGCGTACGTAGATCGACCGCAGGTCGGCGGGCTTGTTGCGTTGCTGGCGGTTGATTTCGGCCAGTATCTCGTATTGCTTGCCGTTCATGTAGAAGTAGCCCATACGCTGGCCGCTGAGCCCGTACTGGAGCGTCTGGGCGATGTCGCGCGTCGAGACGCCCAGCAGGTTCGACTTGTCGCGGTTGATGATGATGCGCGCCTCGGGCTTGCTGAATTTCAGGTCGACGTCGGCCATCTGGAACACGGGGCTTTCGTAGACCTTGCGCATGAATTCGGGCAGCACCTCCTGCAACCGTTCGATGCCGGTGGCCTGCAGGACGTACTGCACGGGCATGTTGCCGCGGCGGCCGCCGAAGGTGCTCTGCTGCTGCACGAAGGCGCGGGCCTTGGTCTTGGTACGTACGGCCGCCGAAAGCTCCTCGGCGATCTCCATCTGCGAGCGTTTGCGGGTCGAGATGTCGGTCAGGGCGATCCGGACGTTACCCGAGCCGCTCGATACGCGCGCCGTGACCGACTGGGCCTCGGGTACGAGCGAATCGACCAGGCGGTTGATATCCTCGGTGTAGTCGCGCAGGTATTCGTAGGTGGCGCCTTCCGACCCGCGGGTGTTGATCGAAATCTGCGAGCGGTCTTCGAGCGGCGCCATTTCCGCCGGGATGGCCCGCCACAGCCAGCCGATCAGTCCGATCATCAGGGCAATGAGCGGCAATGCCAGCCAGCGCCGCCGCAGGAACCCGGCCAGCGTGCGCTGGTAAAAGTTGTTCATTCCCACGAAGAAGGGTTCGGTCTTGCTGTAAAACCAGCTTTTGCGCTCCTGCCGCACCAACAGTTTGGTCGCCAGCATCGGGGTGATGGTCAGCGCAGCGAAGGTCGAGATGACCACCGCGCCCGAGATCACCATGCTGAATTCGCGGAACAGGCGGCCGGTCATGCCTTCCATGAAGACGATCGGGAAGAACACGGCGATCAGCGTGACCGACGTCGAGATGACGGCGAAGAAGATCTCCTTGGCGCCTTCGATGCCGGCCTCCTTGGGCGTCATGCCGCGTTCGATGCGGATGTAGATGTTCTCGGTCATCACGATGGCATCGTCGACCACCAGCCCGACCGAGAGCACCACGGCCAGCATCGACAGCACGTTGATCGAGAACCCGGCGACGTACATCAGGAAGAACGTGCCGATGAGCGAGACCGGGATCACGATGCACGGGATGAGCGTCACGCGCCAGTTGCGCAGGAAGAGGAAGATGATGATGATGACCAGGATGAAGGCCTCGTAGACGGTCTGTCGCACCTCGTCGATCGAGGCGCGGATGAAGCGCGTGTTGTCGAACCCGTAGGAGGTCACCACGTCGTCCGGCAGGTCTTTCTTCATCGTCTCCATGCGCTGGTAAACCGCATCGGCGATGTCGATGTGGTTGGCTCCCGGCTGGGGGATCACCACGACGCCCACCATCGGGATGCCGTTCATCTTCATGTAGCTGCGCGTATCCTGGGGGCCCAGTTCGGCGCGTCCCACGTCGCTCAGGCGGATGATGCGGTTGGAGGCTTCGCGTACGACCAGGTCGTTGAACTCCTGCGTGGTGTGCATCAGCCCCATCGTGCGGATCGTCAGCTCGGTGGTGTTGCCTTCGATGCTGCCCGAGGGAAGCTCTACGTTTTCGCGGTCGAGGGCGTTCTTGATGTCCACGGGCGTAATGCCGTATCCGGCCATCTTGGCCGGGTCGAGCCACAGGCGCATCGAGTAGCGTTTCTCACCCCATATCTGCACGCCGCTGACGTTGTTGATCGTCTGCAGCTGCTCCTTGACCGTCAGGTCGGCGATCTCGCTCAGTTCCAGCAGCGAACGTTTGTCGCTCTGGATGGTTACCATCAGGATCGGCGTGGCGTCGGCATCGGCTTTGGTGACCGTCGGAGGGTCGCAGTCGCGGGGCAGGTAGCGCTGGGCGCGCGACACTTTGTCGCGCACGTCGTTGGCCGCGGTTTCCAGGTCTACCGAGAGTTCGAATTCGACCGTGATGCGGCTCTGTCCCTGGCTGCTGACGCTCGACATCGAGCGGATGCCCGGGATGCCGTTTATGTTCTGTTCGAGCGGCTCGGTGATCTGGTTCTCGATCACATCGGCATTGGCTCCCGGATAGGAGCACGTCACCGAGATGATGGGGTTGTCGACACTCGGGTATTCGCGTACGCCGAGGTAGCTGTACCCGATGAAACCGAATAGCAGGATGATGATCGTCAGCACCGATGCCATTACCGGCCGCCGGATGCTCAGTTCGGAAATATTCATGCGGCGGCGGTTTTATTCGACGGTGTCGAGTTTTACGGGGAGCCCTTCACGCAGCTGGAGCGTGCCGGAGACGATCAGCGTGTCGCCCGGGGCCAACCCCTCGACGACCTGTATCCGCGATTCCGTCCTCAGCCCGGTTTTTATGGCTACGGCGTGGGCTTTGCCGCCCTTGTAGAGGAATACCTTGTCCACGCCCATCTCGGGGACGACGGCCTGCGTCGGGATGGCGATGGCGTCGGGAATGTCGTGCATTCGGATCTTTACGCTTACGAAGCGTCCGGGCAGCAGCCTGCCCCGCGTATTGGGGTAGTGCGCACGCACCGAGAAATAGTGAGTATTCGGGTCGATCTTCGACTCGGTGGCATATACCTCGGCGTGGAACGTCTCGTTGTACCCCTCGACCGTGAACGTGAGGCGCGTCCCGGGTTTTATCTGGCTGGCGTAGCGCTCCGGGACGGAAAGGTCGATCTTCAGCGGCTTGATTTTGGTCAGCTTGGCCACCACGACGCTCGGCGAGGCATAGGCGCCTTCGCTGACGTTGCGCAGGCCGATCACGCCGTCGAACGGGGCGTGCAGCTCCGTGAGCGCGATGTTTGAACGCACGATGTCGATGTCGGCGTTGAGCATCGCCAGTTCGGTGCGGGCCTGTTCG
This Alistipes onderdonkii DNA region includes the following protein-coding sequences:
- a CDS encoding efflux RND transporter periplasmic adaptor subunit → MKKKKWIITSVILVVFCTGLVVYNHYRGSSSAADADPSEISIPRKSSVLNVNGLVVRPQTLTDGITSVGSLLPDEEVDLSFETSGKIVSINFQEGSTVRKGELLAKVNDKPLLAQLSRYEAQLKLAEDRVYRQSALLEKDAVSQEAYEQARTELAMLNADIDIVRSNIALTELHAPFDGVIGLRNVSEGAYASPSVVVAKLTKIKPLKIDLSVPERYASQIKPGTRLTFTVEGYNETFHAEVYATESKIDPNTHYFSVRAHYPNTRGRLLPGRFVSVKIRMHDIPDAIAIPTQAVVPEMGVDKVFLYKGGKAHAVAIKTGLRTESRIQVVEGLAPGDTLIVSGTLQLREGLPVKLDTVE